In Pseudonocardia sp. DSM 110487, the sequence GCCACCTCGAACCCGCTCTACGGAAGGTGCACGACCTGATCCGGGACCTGCTCGCGGAAGCCGTGACTGCAGGCGACGTCCGCGGCGACATCCCGCCCGCCGAACTGGCCGACTACTGCCTGCACGCCCTCGGCGCGGCCGGTGGTCTCCGCTCGAGGGCGGCGGTCCAGCGGCTGGTCACGGTCACCATGGCCGGCCTGCGTCCGGATTGAGTTTGCATAGCGAACCAGTCGGACGACACGTCGCCCGTAACGGCCGCCCACCACCCGGCGACCCCGCCGGCGTGTCGATTTCGCCTCGTCCCGATCGTCGATGAGGCGGAGGTCCGGACCAGACCGGACCGCGCCGACAGAGGTGGCCAACGGTGAACTATCACTCCGCCGGATGGGATCCCGGCTTCACGCCCCAGGACGTCGCAGCGCTGGCGAGCGTCACGGAGGGGCCGGTGCTGGTTGCCGGCGACCCGGGACTCGCCGACGAGCTGTCCTGCCCCGATGCCACGATCCTGCACGAACCCGACATCACGGTCGGGGCGGCGAACCCGGCGGACGTCCAGGCAGCCGTGCGGTTCGCCGCCGACTTCCGGCTTCCGCTCGCCGTGACGGCACCCGGGCACCGGGCTTGCCCGAAAGGCGGCGTGCTCGTCAGCACCCGCCGCATGAACCGGGTCCACCTCGACCGGGTCAGCCGAACCGCGATCGCCGAGGCAGGCGTGCTGTGGCCGGACGTCGTCGATCGGGCCGCCGAGCTGGGCCTCGCCCCGCTGGTTCCGTCATATCCCGGGACGGGGATCGTCGGCCGCACGCACGGATGGACGGCAGGTCACGTCCGCTCGGTCCAGGTCGTCACCGCCGACGGGGAGTTCCGCCACGTCACGGCCGGCAGCGATCCGCGCTTGTTCCGGCTCCTGTGCGCGAGCGATCCCGGCGACGTCGGCCTCGGCATCATCACTGCGATGGAGTTCGCTCTCTTCCGCTAGGGGGACGGTATCGGGCGCCCGATCGAGGGCGTCAGCGACCAGCCGTGAGGCGCGAGCGGGTGCGGGCAGGCGCCGTCGGGGGCAGCTCGGAGAGGATGCCGCCGAGCGTGGTCGCGCCGAGGTGTCGCCGCCATGCGTCGTGCGCCTCGGCCATCTTCCGGGCGAGGATGCACGTGTCGCGGCAGTCCTCGGGCGGCAGCGCGCCGCGCCCCTGCTGGCGGATCTCGCGGCACTCGTAGGGCGAGGCAGCGCCGTCGACGGCCTCGACGAGTTGCAGCAGCGTGATCTCGGACGCGGGTCGGGCGAGGCGGAACCCGCCGCGGGGACCGGTGGTCGCGGCCAGCAGACCGGCCTTGACGAGCGACTGGAGCTGCTTGGCGAGGTACGGCCCTGGTATGTCGTAGTACTCCGCGAGCTGCTTCGCCGACGCGGTGGCTCCCGGCTCGAGCTGCGCAAGCGTGGTGGCGCAGTGCAGGACCCACTCGGTGCTCACGGGCAGCTTCACGCGTCACATCCTATCGCGGATATTGCGGATCTATTTAGTCCGAGATAGCGTCGGCGGCATGCGGATCGCAGTCGCCGGGGCAACCGGCAACATCGGAGCACTCACCGTCGCCGCCCTCGAACAGGGCGGTCACGAGGTCGTGCGCATCAGCCGCTCGCTCGGCGTCGACCTGTCCACCGGCGAGGGGCTCGACGTGGCACTGGCCGGGGTCGAGGCCGTCGTCGACGCCACCAACGGGCCTTCGTTCGACGAGGCCGCGACCGTGGCGTACTTCGGCGCCACCACCGCGAACCTGCTCACCGCCGAGGAGAAGGCGGGCGTGCAGCACCACGTGCTGCTCTCGATCGTCGGGATCCACCAGGTCGAGGGCAACGCGCACTACGCGGGCAAGCGGGAGCAGGAGCGCCTGGTCTCCGCGGGTCCGGTGCCGTGGACGATCGTGCCGGTCGCGCAGTTCCACGACTTCGCCGCGATGGTGGCGGGCTGGACCGAGCGGGACGGCGTCGCCACCATCGCCCCGCTGCTCGTCCAGCCGATCGCGCCTGCGGACGTCGCCGAGATCCTCGCCGAGATCGCCGTGGGTGAACCGCAGGGCCGCTACGCCGATGTTGCCGGCCCGGAGCCGCAGGACCTCGTCGACATGGCCCGGCGCACGCTCCACGCGCGCGGGCGGGCGATCAAGCTGGTGCCGACGTGGTCGGGCCTCTTCGGGCCAGGGATGGCAGGCAATGTGCTGCTGCCCGGCGACGGTGCCCGCATCGCGCCGACCACCTTCGACGAGTGGCTCGCGAAGTCGGTCTGAGCGGCACCCGGCCGCGGTGCTGAGGTGCGGCGTGATCAGCATTCGGCGCGTTCTCGGGTCGGATTCGCCCGTCTCCGCAGACCGGAGCCGGGGGGCCGATGAGTTCTCGACCGTTGGCAGGTCATAGCTGCCGTGACGACCTACACACTCGAGACCCCCGAGACCGACCTCGTCTACGACGTCCGCGGCCCGCTGCCGCCCGCAGGCGGGCGCCCGCCGCTCGTCATGATCGGCCAGCCCATGACGGCCGACGGTTTCGCGACGCTGGCCTCGCACCTCCCCGACCGCACCGTCGTGACCTACGACCCGCGCGGTCTCGGTCGCAGCAACCGCAAGGACGGCAGGACCGACCACGACCCGGACGTGCAGGCCGCCGACGTCCACGCCCTGATCCAGGCGCTCGGGGCGGGGCCCGTCGAGATGTTCGCGAGCAGCGGCGGCGCGGTCACGGCGCTCGCGCTCGTGGCGGCGTACCCCGACGACGTGACCGTCCTCGTGGCCCACGAGCCACCGCTCATCCCGGTCCTGCCGGACGCAGCCGCCGCGGAGCGCGCCAGGGCCGGGTTCCGGGACGCCTACGAGGCAAAGGGCTCCGGCGCAGGCATGGCGGCCTTCATCGCGATGACGTCGTGGCCGGGCGAGTTCACCGAGGACTACTTCGCGCAACCCGCGGCGGATCCGGCCGCGTTCGGTATGCCGACCGAGGACGACGGCACGCGGGACGACCCGCTGCTCTCCGACCGGTCGTGGGCGGTCAGCAGCTACCGGCCGGACGTCGACGCGCTCGCCGCGGCGCCCACCCGGGTCGTGATCGCGGTGGGCGAGGAGACCGGGAACACCTTCACCGGCCGCACCGCGGAGGCGACGGCCGAGCTGCTCGGCCAGGAGGTCACGGTGTTCCCGAGCCACCACGGCGGCTTCGCGGGCGACGAATTCGGCTACCCCGGTCAGCCCGAGGCGTTCGCGCGCAGGCTGGGTGATGTCCTCGGATGATCCTTCATCCGAAGATGGAGTACGCAATTCTGCGTACTCCGGTCCGGTGTCGCCCGGTGCTACGGTCCGAGTGATCTACCCGGCGGCGCTGATCGCAGGAACGCGGGACTGCCGGGTAGTTGAGGCGCGCAATAGATCTGCCCGGCCATCCTGCGCACACGTGACGATCACGTGCGGAGCCGTCTGTTGTCGCGCCGATTCGTGGGCCGAGGAGAAGCGTATGAAACGGCACGGTCGGGACAATTTCTACATCGTTGGTGAGGGTGTGTACACCGCGAGGCGCGATGAGGTGTCGGTGCGTCAGGATCCGACCACGGTGGCGGCCCTGCGCAAGTTCCGGTTCTCCCGTCTCGGCCCGCTCGGCGAGCCGGCGGACGATACCCAACGCCAGATCAACGAGGACGTCGCCGTGGCGATGACCACGGACGTCGCCGCCGATCCCGACTCCGACATCCCGGCCGGGTTCACCTACTTGGGCCAGTTCGTCGACCACGACCTCACGCTCGACAAGACCGCCGTTCACCTGGGCCAGGACGTCACTGTGGCCGAGTTGCTCCAGGGTCGTTCGCCCGCGCTCGACCTCGATTCGCTGTACGGGCTGGGCCCAGGCCGCGAATCCCGGTTCTACGAGCCTGACGGGGTGCGGTTGCGGCTGGGGGCCACGATCGGGGTCAACTTCCCACCCGGCGATTCGGTCGCGAACAGCGACCAGCAGGGCTTCGACCTGCTCCGGTCCGGGCAGGGGTCCACCCCGGCAGAACGACGGGCGGCGGTCATCCCCGACCTCCGCAACGACGAGAACCTCGCGGTGGCGCAGACCCACCTCATGTTCATCAAGTTCCACAACGCGGTCGTGGCGAAGCTCGTGGGCGACGGCACCCCGAGCTCGCTGTTGTTCGCCGAGGCGCGCGAGTCGGTGGTCAAGCACTACCAGTGGATGCTGCGCCATGACTTCCTGCCGAGGATCGTCGACGAGGCGATCGTGGACGACGTCTTCACCAACGGCCGCCGGTTCTTCGAAATCCCGATGCCGTACCAGGACGACGACCCCGATCTGTATCGAAAGGCATACCTCAAGCGCCCCGGCCCTAGTCGCTGTTACGTCCGGCCCGGCGACACACCGACGATGCCGGTGGAGTTCTCGGTGGCCGCGTTCCGGTTCGGACACAGCATGGTGCGGGAGTCGTACGAATGGAACCGCGTGTTCAGGACAGCCGGCCCCGGTGGCCCGGGCCTGCTCGATCTGCTGTTCCGGTTCAGCGGCACGAGCGGGAACCTTTCCCCCACGGGTGACATCAACGATCCCAACTCGCCCGGATTGGAGCGGCTGCCGAGCAACTGGATCGCTGATTTCCGCCGGCTCTTCGATTTCCGCGACGCGGATCGCCCGGATCTGGTGCCGGCCGACGGCATCAACATGGCCAAGCGGATCGACACGCTGCTCGTCGACCCGCTCGGCAAGCTGCCGCTCGGCGCCTTCGGAGGCCGCCCCGAGCTCCCCGGCGCGGTCGACCGCGCCTTGAACCTGGCGTTCCGCAACCTCACCCGCGCCGGCATGGTGCGCCTGGCGACCGGCCAGCAGATGGCCGGTCTGCTCGAGGTCGAGGTCCTGAAGCCGGAGGACATCATCAACGGCAGCGGCGGTGCGGTGATCCCGACCTCGCCCGACGGCCAGGCGGGGCTCACCGAGGGGCAGAAGGCGTTCTTCGCCGAGCACACCCCGCTGTGGTTCTACATCCTGCGCGAGGCCGAACTGGCCGGTGGGAAGCTGACCGGGGTCGGCGGGCGCATCGTCGCCGAAGTGTTCCACCGCGCGATGGAGGGCAGCACTCACTCCATCGTCCGGGACCCC encodes:
- a CDS encoding SDR family oxidoreductase gives rise to the protein MRIAVAGATGNIGALTVAALEQGGHEVVRISRSLGVDLSTGEGLDVALAGVEAVVDATNGPSFDEAATVAYFGATTANLLTAEEKAGVQHHVLLSIVGIHQVEGNAHYAGKREQERLVSAGPVPWTIVPVAQFHDFAAMVAGWTERDGVATIAPLLVQPIAPADVAEILAEIAVGEPQGRYADVAGPEPQDLVDMARRTLHARGRAIKLVPTWSGLFGPGMAGNVLLPGDGARIAPTTFDEWLAKSV
- a CDS encoding alpha/beta fold hydrolase; translated protein: MTTYTLETPETDLVYDVRGPLPPAGGRPPLVMIGQPMTADGFATLASHLPDRTVVTYDPRGLGRSNRKDGRTDHDPDVQAADVHALIQALGAGPVEMFASSGGAVTALALVAAYPDDVTVLVAHEPPLIPVLPDAAAAERARAGFRDAYEAKGSGAGMAAFIAMTSWPGEFTEDYFAQPAADPAAFGMPTEDDGTRDDPLLSDRSWAVSSYRPDVDALAAAPTRVVIAVGEETGNTFTGRTAEATAELLGQEVTVFPSHHGGFAGDEFGYPGQPEAFARRLGDVLG
- a CDS encoding Rrf2 family transcriptional regulator, with the translated sequence MKLPVSTEWVLHCATTLAQLEPGATASAKQLAEYYDIPGPYLAKQLQSLVKAGLLAATTGPRGGFRLARPASEITLLQLVEAVDGAASPYECREIRQQGRGALPPEDCRDTCILARKMAEAHDAWRRHLGATTLGGILSELPPTAPARTRSRLTAGR
- a CDS encoding heme peroxidase family protein, which produces MKRHGRDNFYIVGEGVYTARRDEVSVRQDPTTVAALRKFRFSRLGPLGEPADDTQRQINEDVAVAMTTDVAADPDSDIPAGFTYLGQFVDHDLTLDKTAVHLGQDVTVAELLQGRSPALDLDSLYGLGPGRESRFYEPDGVRLRLGATIGVNFPPGDSVANSDQQGFDLLRSGQGSTPAERRAAVIPDLRNDENLAVAQTHLMFIKFHNAVVAKLVGDGTPSSLLFAEARESVVKHYQWMLRHDFLPRIVDEAIVDDVFTNGRRFFEIPMPYQDDDPDLYRKAYLKRPGPSRCYVRPGDTPTMPVEFSVAAFRFGHSMVRESYEWNRVFRTAGPGGPGLLDLLFRFSGTSGNLSPTGDINDPNSPGLERLPSNWIADFRRLFDFRDADRPDLVPADGINMAKRIDTLLVDPLGKLPLGAFGGRPELPGAVDRALNLAFRNLTRAGMVRLATGQQMAGLLEVEVLKPEDIINGSGGAVIPTSPDGQAGLTEGQKAFFAEHTPLWFYILREAELAGGKLTGVGGRIVAEVFHRAMEGSTHSIVRDPSWRPTFGPDPDTFRMVHLLLTAVQGVESSLFPLG
- a CDS encoding FAD-binding oxidoreductase, producing the protein MNYHSAGWDPGFTPQDVAALASVTEGPVLVAGDPGLADELSCPDATILHEPDITVGAANPADVQAAVRFAADFRLPLAVTAPGHRACPKGGVLVSTRRMNRVHLDRVSRTAIAEAGVLWPDVVDRAAELGLAPLVPSYPGTGIVGRTHGWTAGHVRSVQVVTADGEFRHVTAGSDPRLFRLLCASDPGDVGLGIITAMEFALFR